The DNA segment GTATAATAATATGAGAAAGAGAAAAAATCAGCCGTATACTTTAAGTCTTCTTCATCCGTTTCTCCGAATTCCACATGTATATTATGATCCTCGAAAAATCGGAATGCATATCCCGGGTAATATCCCCGCAGCAATACGTCAGAAAAGAAATATTCCATCTGATTATGCTTGAATGTTGCCAATTGATCTTCCGGTCTGGTTGTCTGTGCATAGGCTCCGGCAAAACATAGCATCATTCCTATTTGCATATCCGGATAGTTTTCATGTGCATAACGTGTAGCACGTGCACATGCAACCATTTCATTGTGTACTCCTTGATATTTTGCTGAATTCAAATCGCTGACCTTATCTTCAGCAATGCCCAGATGATTAAACGACTCATGCCCAATTAAATTAATTTGATTTACAACAATCCAATATTTAACCTTATCATGGTAGCGGTCAAACAGCACCCTACAATATTTTTCAAACAAGTCAATCACTTCTCTCGAATACCATCCATCATACTTCAAGGTTAAATTAAGCGGCATTTCATAATGAGAAATCGTAATCATCGGTTCCATTCCATTTTTAATCATTTCATCAATCAGGTTATCATAAAATTCAAGCCCCTTTTCATTTGGCTCTTCCTCATCACCGTTAGGGAAAATTCGCGCCCAGCTAATGCTGGTCCGAAATGATTTCAATCCCAGTTCGCCTAATAATTTCAAATCTTCCTTATATGTATGATAGAAATCAATTCCCTGTCGTTTGGGGAATATTCGATTATTGCTGCTGATTGCCTCTCGGACATATTCCGTGGTAATTTCTGCGTTACCTTTTTTGTCTACTGCAATATCATCTCTAAATTCATTAATATCGGCTACACTAAGGCCTTTTCCATCTTCCAGATAAGCCCCCTCTAATTGATTGGCAGCAACAGCACCACCCCACAGAAAATCTTCTGGAAAATCTTTTGATATTTTGCGCATTCATTTCCTCCTCTTCACAATATGATGAATTATTTACTCTCCTCTGCCAGACACTGTCTTTCATAGATCTTGAAGAACGGATACCAGATGAGTATGGTTACGACAAAAATGACACATATGAGAATAACACTCGGTATCGAACCACTTGTAGCCAGCCATGTAACAATCGGATATGGACAGTACCACATCTGAAATAAGATATCCGGAATCTTAGCAAACGGAATAACCTTCGTAAAAAGCAGTGCAATGCTGCTGCACGCTACACTATTCAGGCACATCGGAATCATTAAAATCGGATTCCAGGCAATCGCTCCAAATACAATAGGTTCATTAATATTGAAAATGGATGGGACAATCCCCGCCCGCCCAAGTGATTTTAATTTTGTTGATTTTGAGCGGCACATCATAATTGCCAATGCCAGTGTCGAACCTGCACCACCAATCCGGATATAACTGTAAAGGTAAGATGTTGTAAACACATTTACAGCCGCACCTGCAATATTTGCTTCAATGGCAGCCATCTGGATGGGCGTGAGAATCGGGGTAAGAATCCACGCGGAAATGCCCATTGAATACAAGGCCACTATGATTAATTCAATCAGGACAAATCCCCAGAAAGTCTCCGTGACTGCTTTAAGCGGTGAAAAGATAGCTAAAATAACATTGTAAAAATCAAATTTCAGGATATCAACAACAACCCAGCCCAATACAACAACTGTAGCCACCGGCAACATTTGATCAAACCATGTTCGGACAAAATCCGGGATTACTGAGTCTTCTTTGAAAAACGAGAACCTGCCAAAAGCTTTCATAATAACACCGGTAATAATACCGGTAATAATAGCAATAAACATCCCCCCGGCACCAAATGCACTATGCGAAAAACCAACGGCTTCATCAAGTACCAATTGAGGTGTGATCGTAATCGCAAATAAGATCACCCCACTGATTCCTGCAATAATCCGGGATTGTCTTAATTTACTCTTTTCCATGAGATTGAATGGCACCAAAAAAGATATCATTAAAGAAATCATTCCCATTGTCCAGCCATTGGGAACCCAAAAATTCGGCCACCATTCAAGGTTAAAGATATCACCCGGCAGCGTCAGCATACAAAATGCTGAGCCCAAAAATATC comes from the Blautia liquoris genome and includes:
- a CDS encoding glycoside hydrolase family 1 protein, whose amino-acid sequence is MRKISKDFPEDFLWGGAVAANQLEGAYLEDGKGLSVADINEFRDDIAVDKKGNAEITTEYVREAISSNNRIFPKRQGIDFYHTYKEDLKLLGELGLKSFRTSISWARIFPNGDEEEPNEKGLEFYDNLIDEMIKNGMEPMITISHYEMPLNLTLKYDGWYSREVIDLFEKYCRVLFDRYHDKVKYWIVVNQINLIGHESFNHLGIAEDKVSDLNSAKYQGVHNEMVACARATRYAHENYPDMQIGMMLCFAGAYAQTTRPEDQLATFKHNQMEYFFSDVLLRGYYPGYAFRFFEDHNIHVEFGETDEEDLKYTADFFSFSYYYTMLCSKESYENGNKVFRNKELPANPWGWSFDPAGLRIILNEVYDRYQKPIYITENGTGCYDKLENGKIHDPYRVEYYRDHIEAVKEAIKDGVDVRGYYAWGPIDIVSCSSSEMSKRYGFIYVDLDDYGKGSGKRIKKDSFDWYHKVIKSNGQDLL
- a CDS encoding PTS sugar transporter subunit IIC yields the protein MKKLLSWLENSFAPKMNKMNSNLWVVTIKDSINQTMPLIFLGSAFCMLTLPGDIFNLEWWPNFWVPNGWTMGMISLMISFLVPFNLMEKSKLRQSRIIAGISGVILFAITITPQLVLDEAVGFSHSAFGAGGMFIAIITGIITGVIMKAFGRFSFFKEDSVIPDFVRTWFDQMLPVATVVVLGWVVVDILKFDFYNVILAIFSPLKAVTETFWGFVLIELIIVALYSMGISAWILTPILTPIQMAAIEANIAGAAVNVFTTSYLYSYIRIGGAGSTLALAIMMCRSKSTKLKSLGRAGIVPSIFNINEPIVFGAIAWNPILMIPMCLNSVACSSIALLFTKVIPFAKIPDILFQMWYCPYPIVTWLATSGSIPSVILICVIFVVTILIWYPFFKIYERQCLAEESK